The Drosophila simulans strain w501 chromosome 3R, Prin_Dsim_3.1, whole genome shotgun sequence genome contains the following window.
CAAGAGCAGAAGCTCCGCGAGTTTTTCCCACTGCCCCGCGTTCTGTCCGGAATGTTTGCGCTGAGCGAAAAGCTCTTCGGCATCCAAATAGTTGAGCAGCCCAATGCGGAGGTGTGGCATCCGGCAGTAAAGTTCTACGATGTGTTCGATGCTGATTCCAGCAATAGCTCCACTCCGGTGGGTGGCTTCTATGTGGACTGCTACTCCAAGGAGCACAAGTTCGGCAGAAACAATGGTTGGATGGTGGGCATACGGAACAGCAATAAATCTGCCGGTCTGACGCCTCTCTGTGCACTGATATTCAACTTCTCGGAGCCACAAAGTCCGGATGCCAAGCCGCCGCTCCTTGGATACGATGATCTGCAGATGCTGTTCAAGACCTTTGGAAGCGGACTCCAGCATCTGCTCACCCAAGCGGGCTACAGCGATTTGGCGGGACTCTCGAACATCGAGTGGGATGCCTCGCAGGTGTCCGGTCATGTAATGAGCAACTTCCTCGACGATCCCACAGTGATTCGAAGCCTATCCGGACACTTTAGCAGCGGTGAGCCATTGGAGGCTAACCTCTCGCAAAAGATGAGACTGCTGAAGACTCAGTTGGCTGGCTATAATCTGTGCCAGGACCTCTACCTGGCGGATCTCGACGTGGAGCTGCACCGCTCGAACGCCTTCTGGCTGGAGGTGGTTCGCAAGCTGTGGCCGGTTTATCAATGCATGCCGCTGGACAAGAAGGACGCTCATCCGTGCTCCCTGACCGACATTTTTGCCGGAGATTGGGCGGCCGCCCAGTTCAGTCACTTGTATTCCCGCCTGATAGCCGCCGACATTTCAAACAGCTTTGCTGAGCAGAGAAGCGAAGAGAACTACGCAGTCGTTGGCCGGCGCTACAAGCAGACCTTCCTCAGCTCCGGCGGATCTGTGCCCACGGCGGAAGTGTTCCGTCGCTTCCAGGGTCGCGACCCGTCGGGCGAGGCACTCCTGAAGTCGCTGGACATATTCGAACCCTCCCAGACCACAGATAACAACTGAGGGTCGTGCTCTGTTCCGCTAAAACGTTATCTATTGTGTGTAGTCAACTAATGCTGATCGATGGCAGCCTTTGGAGGCCGGACCTATTCGAGTGGGGAAAGTAAGCATTGgagtatttgaaaatattttaaaataggtttGAAATGTAttctgttaaatatttgtttattggcCAAGATCCACTTGTACTTATTTAAAAGAAAGTATAGCCGTAATTCAATGACCCCCAGCCaggaaactgaaaaccaaaaacgattGATAAAGGCTTTATCAATTTTGGAAGTgtaactattaaaaaaaaaattctgtACTTTACGCCTCCACGATTTATTAGTCGGCAGTTGGATCTACACCCTAATTGGCAGCCGGATTATGTGATAGCGATCGCGTGAGTCAGGCGGGATCTTATCGCAGGTGTGCAGGTGGTGTCGCCAGGCGACATCGTTAGTTACCCCAgttgaacacacacacacacgttgttgctttatttaaataatactttaataataaattgcataaatttataacatttaacataTTCTCTCGCTTCTTGCTCGGTTCGGttcgatatatttatatacacaaCAAAGGCGAAGTATGCATTCAGTGGAAAGGAAAAGACATCTAGGGGTTTGGATAGAAACCGAGGATTAAGAGCTATCATCTGTCTTGGCCCTATGTTGGAAAGCCACTAGAAATGGGTAACCGGTAGTCAGGAAGAAATACATTTCGACGCAGGGGTAAGGATTGAACTTGGTTAGTTTACAggaattaatttatatatatatatatatatatgcactaGATCAAAGTGTGGTACTACAATATGCGTATGTGCTGCTCCGAAATCAGTCGGAGCGTGTCCCGCTGTGTTGTGTTAGTTGTGTGTGGAGGCTGGATATCTGAAAACTTTAGAATATTCGCTAAGGCTGCTATGTGTGGTAgtggctgcagttgctcccTTGGCCGCTCCGCTGGCTACTGCTGTCTAGTATATGTCCGGACAGCCCTCGAAGTTCTGAGCCGCCTTGGCCTCCCAGTACGTGTTCTTGAAAACGTGCACATATTCCTCGCTTCCTTCCTCCTTTTCGCGCTTGAACCACATGGGCTCATAGGCTGGATATGGCCTACCCTCTGCGGCggcctcctccgcctccgcctcccgCCGGCGGCGTTCTGTGCGCTGCTTCTCCTCCAGGCGCAATTTCTCCTTATTCGACTCGTCCCAGTCGCCCTGCTCCATCAGCCTTTGGTCGGGACGAAGGCGTGAGTCCGTCGGCGCCAcgccctcctcctcttcgttgAGCTGGCAGGCTAGTGTGGTAAAGTTATAAAACTTGTCCGAATccggaggagcaggacgaCGGCGCCAGGCCAGCTTAAACTCGCCCGTGGTGTAGGTTGGACTGCTGACCGATCCCGATGTCTTGAGCACCGGGGCAATCTCGATCTTCATGTCCCACGTACCGCGCACTACCCACTTGACCTCGTTGTCTTTGTTCATTACCACGCCTTTGACGCTTCGCTGCACATCGCGACTAAAGTACGAGTAGGGGATAAAGTTCAGGATGCATTTGTGCCCCTCTGCCGCCTGCGATCCCCGGATTTCCATTTCGCCATGCTGGTCCACCCACAGTTTGCCCACAATGATGTTGTTCACCGTTGTGGTCACCTTGCGCCAGGAATAGCGCCTGCCGCTGTTCGGGAATTGCACATAGACGCCGCCCAAGGGATTGACCTGTGGCGAAATTAATGCATTATTAGGTTATCACATTGTAATAGAAGTAACCCCGATCCCAGGAGTCACTTGTTTCGTTTATAAAGTCCTATACACCGATACTCACTTGAACGTACTTGCCGCGGAACTTGCTGGTCATGGAGAACTCCTGCCAGCACGTCCAGTTCTTACTTTCGCAGTGCAGCGCCGCCACCGGTGGATGGTGGGACACCTGCTCGGCCAGGCACCGCCAACCGTAGTCATCCATCCGGTCACACTCGTAGGTCTCGCCCAGCAGCGGATTGAATGGCTTGCCTGTGCGGTTTGTGGTCGTGGCGTAGGCGGACACGGTAAAGGCGGCTATGTAGGCCAGCTGCTCGCACTCGTCCTGGCAGGTGGCCGCGTAGTCAAGTATCTCCGTGTACTCGTAGTCCTCCACCAGGCGCTGCAGCATGGACAGCGGCTCGTTAAAGTTGATGGGCATGGGAATTTTGGACAGATCCTTGCCAATGCAATTCTTCATGATGCCCCACAGGCTGATGGGGTGGTTCGGTTTATCTGGCACACGGTCGCGTCGCTTCTTGATCAAATCCGGATTCCAGTTGCGTCCGTAGATGGAGTCGGCGCTCTCCTTGGCCGGCAACGCCTTATCcacgtcgtcatcgtcatcgcccTGACCGCCCGATGCCACCCGCGGCGCACTCACCAGGCACACCTGCTGCACCGTTTGCACGGTGCGCTTCTGCTCGTCACTCTCCGAGGAACTGCCCTCCAAATGGCCCTCCACCTGGTCTTCGCTACTACTGCGGCGTTTGTTCATCTTTAAGATAAAGGTACCCCGCTCGCAATCCGGAGACTCAGGGGAGCGACCGCTTCCTGAATAGCCGTGCTCCTCGGCATCGAAAAACTCCATCTCCTCATCTGAGGTCACCAAGGAGCCGGCGGTGCCGGCGCCCGAGCTGGATGACACCGGCTTGTTTTGGCGCACCAGTACGGCGGCCTGCTCCATCTGCGATTGCTGCTTTGCCATCTGCTCGATGATCTCCTCCAGCCGCTGGCGTTGCTCGCGCTCGTGGTGTAGCATCTTGGACCACTTATGGCCTTGGGCCTCTGCCGTGTGCAGGTAGTCGTTGCCGGCGTTGATCATCGCATTGGAGGTTATCCGGAAGAGGGTGGCCCTCTCGTTGACGATCTTCGTGCGGCTGCCCAGCGACTCCTCCTCGTTCGTCTCCAGATCGTTGAGAGCGCGCTGCAAGGCAGCTCCGTGCTTGGTGATCAGGTCGTAGCAGGTGCGCATGCTCTCCAGCCGATCGGTGAGATCCCGAACCACCGAGCTGATCTCCTGGCTGGGCACCACATGCGCCGTTTccgtctcctcctcctcctcgcatTCGATGGCCCGGATTGCCTTAGCCTTTGCCAGCTCCAGGGCGGTGACCCACGATTGGCGCTCCACCTCGGTGCCGGCCTTGATGTGGAACGTTTGGGTGCCGCCGTTCGAGATTACGAACGTGCACGAATCGACAGTGTGGATGAGGGCTCCGTGAAGCGATATGGTGCCCCGGCACGTGTGGTTAATCTCCGACTGGTTGCGGTAGTAGCTCAGCACGCCCTTGGATAGCACGAACCACCGCCGCTGGTAGCCCTTGATGTAATTGGTCCACTTTAATAGCCAGCCCTTCATCTCCGGTAGGCCCTTCTCGGCCAGCGCATTGCCAGCGGCATCCGTCATGATGGCAACCGGTTCCGGTATCCGTATGCGATCCTCCGGCCGGATGAAGCACTTGCTTCGAGACTGCGAATAGCGCCACGTACGATGACTGGCGATTGGTCGGATTGGTTCCGTTCCGCAACTCCGACTTGAAATTCGAATGCTATTGGTTATTGGACGGCGACTGCTGATTGCTGGCCAGTGGCTAGCATCGCACAGTGTGCACTTGGCCTCCGGATCACCAGCGAGATTCCGATTACGTTACGGTCGCGAGTCCGCCGCGAGTTCACTGCGAATTTCGTGTCGTTTTGCTTCTAATTTTCCtgcagaaaataaagaaactgTAGTGGAAGTTCAGTGCgcgtctgtgtgcgtgtgtgttccgtgtgtgtgtgctggcgcATCTGCAGGTGTGTGCGTGCCAGTGTTACCAGGTGGATGGTAGCCTCTCCTCGTACGCATATCGATGGGCGATAGGCAACGGACCATATGCATCTCCTGCTATCGATAATGTGCAATCtgaaaatatcttttttaAACACTGTACCGTTAGAAAGCCAAAACAATATTCAGaaatatgattattattttcaaatcgatTAGGATTctgttattaaaaaaaaaaacttttagaACCCATacccaaaatattttatatctcAGGTCACTATTAAATTATGTGTGTACCCAAAGGTGACTCATGGCCAACAGTAAAACAGATTGCGCTCGAAATTGgattacacatttttatttataaatatgtggtctgataaatggcaaaaaatacaAGTGTTCAAGGTGGGAACTTTTGGGCCGCGGCCTCGGCAGTCGGTGCTCCATGTGCCGGATCACTTCTTGTACTCCGCCCAAGAGTAGCGGAAGGAGCGGATCATGTGGATAAGGCTGCAAATACAAATCTGGTAAAAACGGAGGGCAGTGTTTGTTGGGCAACACAGAGAGTTGTAGTGTGGATGGCACATGGACGTCACAGGGACACTCACAAGACAAGACGATGACGTATATACAATAAATCGTTTATTCGTAGGCAGTTCTTgcataatataaaataaatatgtatacagTTACAAGTAATTTAAAAGTACAAATACAGTTTCATTTCCATaggttgttttgtttgccctcTCTTGTCATCTTAATAGTTCCATTCACACATTGCAGACACAAGATCTTTAGAAGCTTTCATGGACGCCTTACACAACAAGACAACAAACACAAGGCATGATGGAGGGGATGGATGGGGTGGTGGTGTTCGATTGTTggacaaaaaacacaaaatggtCGAAAGCGGGCAAGtatataaataagtaaagCAGGCGATAGGATGAGGACGATCCTTAGTGGCTACAGGGTATGgattgcaagttgcaagtggTATGTGAATGTTGCAGGTTGCAGTTAGCATGTTGTTAAGCAGAGCATGGCCTTTACATGGTGTTGTAGGCGGCGGTGTTGAAGCCAGTTTTCGGAGCACTTAGCCTGCTCAGCGGATGCGTCTTCCCGTGCTGCGCCAACCGCCGGatctgcacctgctgctgctccggttgcagttgttgttgctgctgctgctggtgctgaaCGTTGCTGCTGTGACTGATGCGGACGGGCGCGGGTGGCGGTCGACTGTCGCTATAGTCATGCGTGGATCTGTTGGACAGCGAGCGGTCGTAGTAGGAGAGCGGGCGTTGCTTGAAGCTAGTAGTGGTAGTGGTGCTGCAGGCGTGGCTGATGTTGCTGGCGGTTCCGGCGGGTGGCAGTGGGGCACAGGCGactgtgggcgtggcggccGCCTGGCTACTGCAGGAAGTAGTGGTTTGATATTTATGCACTAGACCTTTTACATTACGATCACAATTTTCGCTTACGCTGGAATCGGACGAGttggaggcggaggagttggagttggaggcGGCGGACACGTGGTTGGCATGCTGCGCCACCGGCGACGATGGCAGTGATTGGTGGCTGGTCGTCTTCTTGCCGGGATTCGCTGAGCTGGCTCCGGCCACCACCGATACCGACGCTGCGATTGTTGAACTACTGCCCGATCCCGCTGCCgtgccaccgcctcctcctcctcctgtgCCCACCACTCCCGCTTTGGCTTCGAAATTTTGCTTGAGTATTTGCACATTGCCCGAGATGCGCTGATCGTCGGCCAGCGTTTGTCCCTGGGCGCGCAGCACTACCGTCGCTTCTTGGTCGCCTGGCGTGGTGTTCTTGTTCTCGATGTCGCTGGTGTGCATCAGCTCCTCACTATTGCAGCGTAGCGGTTGGCGCTGCCGCGGACTGTGCGCCGAGGAGGCGCTCCTATAGAGGCTTGGGCACCGCCTCTGCCCAGCATCCACAGTCTCGAGTAGCAGCTCCTGGCTTTCTTCCTGGCAGCGCTTTTTCAGCGAGGTGCTCTCTTCCAGCTTCTGCTTGGTGCGCTTTACGGTGCCCTCGCCAACTCCAACTATCGGTTCCACAGCAACGGCGACTCCTTCGATTACATTGCAATTGGAACTGCGCTTGAGGTCTTGGATAACGCCCTCGAAGATGGCCGTAGTGTTGCGATTGGAGTCATAGTAGGAGCCGGAACTGGTCCTCTGTGGCAGACAGCATCGGTTGTCTCCTGATCCCCAACTTGCGTGCCGCGAAGGCAGCTCCCGCTGACGTGTGCCTCGGGGACGCAGAATGGCGTTTgactgctgcttctgttgctgtGGCGTGGGGTCTAGCACGATGCCGCCACTTGGACCGAAGGACTCTGTCCAGGAGTGCGTCTTTCGACGCTGACGCTTCTCCCCTTCATCCTTGGCAAAAACACTGTCCACCTGCGAGGAGAATACATCCGAACAGCTAGAATCCCGCCGCGAGTCAATGTTTCCACTACTGCTGCCACTGCTACTTTTTCCCAGATGAGAGGTCTGTGTAATCAGTTTTGTCAGCGAGGTCCAGACAGGTTGTTGTGGCAGCTGGTCCGCCCGGTGCGCCTCGAGATCGTGAATCCGTGTGCGCACTGACAGAGGCGTGTGTTTCTGGATGTGCAGCACCTGGTTCTGGGTGACGCTGTAGTTCTCGCCGTTGCTGCCTGGGAAGCGCATGTTTTTTGGCTCCTCGGCTACGCTACGTTCCGGCGTAAGGTTCTCCATAGACTGGCTTTGCTGCTTGGTAACCACAGCCGTCTGGGTTTTGGGTGATGTGCTGCTCGAGCGCCTAACCATGCGACGCTGCGACTTCTGGGCGATGGATCGCCGGTGTATGCGTGAGCCATCCTCCTCTTCGCCATCGGGTGTTACGCCCGCTTCACCAGTCGACTTCGACTTGGCCTGGTTTAGAGCCTGAATGAGGGGCGTTGGTTCGCTACCAGGCAACAGACGCGCGTCCTTTGTGCTCTTCAAGTTCGTCTCGCTCTTGCTGCGCTGCAGCTTCTCCTTGTTCTTCATGGCGTCCAACATCCCACTGTACGTCTCCAGCTGATTGAGGAAGTTCTTGTTGGGCTTTATACAGCTGCGCCTCTTCTTTACGTGCTCTAGCGCCTGCTGGAACTCCCACTGGTAAGCCTTCATGGCATACGCGATGACAACCGAGGCGGATCGGCTGACGCCCATCTTGCAGTGCACCAGCACCTTGGATCCCTCGGCCTTCGCCCGCGTGATGTAGCGGAACGTATCGTCCCAGTACTTGAGCAGGTTCGTCTTTTCATCGTCGTACACGCGAACGTTGAAATACTCGAAGGTGCCCGGAAAGAAGTTATCGATCTCCCGCGTCACGTTCAGGATGTGGCGAAcgctgaaaattaaaataaattgtcgTTGATTTTAAGCAAATTTCACAGGATATGTCCTTTTTCTTAAACATACCCGTTtttctgcagctcctccaggtTGCTGGCATTCCACTCTGATCCCAGATAGACGTGTTCGAAAATCTTGGTGGGGGCATCCATTTGGCCTAGAATAACGAGCATTTCGGCGTCGATAAACGACTTGTACTCGCCCAAATCCATGTCCAGGATCTCCTCGAGGCGTCCGCGTATATACTTGGAGGTGACCTCGTCCAGGTCCACTGACATCATGATGGCCTTCAGCTTCATCTTAATGACACTTTCGGTTTCCTCCTTTTCGGGGGGTCTGTCAATCGCATTCAAGGGAAAGAGGTATTAAAATCGTAAATAACTAGTTGTACCGATCCCTTACTTGTTTCGTATGGCATCAGGCGAAGGTGGTCGGCGGCTCTCGATCGCGTCCATGGCATTCCACTCGTTCAGACAAGACTGGTCCGACTCGATGCGCCTCTCGTAGCTGGATAGCCAGTCGTGGGAGGGTCCACTGGCATAGAAGTTGTTCTCACGAGCCTTTTTCGACACTTTGTGCAGCGTCTGCAGCGCGGACCTGGAAAAAAACAAGGGTTTCAATCGTGACTGAAGAGGATCTAAATCCGGAGAAGGCACATACCACATGGCCTGCACTGAGACCGGCTTAAATATATGCGTCTTTTCGTACACTTTGACGCTGAATCCGCTGAAAGTAAGATAAGATAAACCATTGAAATTAAGGAAATGCACATCATACGTTAATCAGAACAAAATACACTCTGCTATGCTAGTATTAAAATAGCTTAAGACAAATTGGAAACAAATGTGCGACATAAATGCCACCTCTCAACTAGGAAATTGGTCAAGGCGACACCGATTTGTGTATAGATTAGGGGCGGCtaatttttagtttagttCTATAAATAATTCCCAAGGTTAATTGCGACAATTAGGCATTTATGAGTGCATGACTCATACGAAATGAATGCCCAGTCTTACCCATCGCCATCCAGATGGATTGTGGTGTCCGCCAGGATGGGCACCACCAGGCCAATGGTGGTCCGCTCGTTGCAGTCTATGCCCAGCAGGCAGGACTCCTCCATGCCCGAGGTATTCTTGTTGTCGCCGGCCGCCGTTGCGTTTTCCTTGTCCGCTGATTTATCACATTTGCTGCTGGCCTCTGTGGCGGTCTGTTCGACGGACAGCTGACGCTGCGTGGGGACCGCCGGGGAGGTGGACGACTTTGTTCCCGCGGATCCACCAACTTTTACCGAGTGGTGACGCATGATCCGGTGGCGCCGACGGTCGCTTGTGCCGCTCCGACAACAACTACGCGATGCAATCACCAGATAGCGCGTGCGGTTGGACCGCTGTGACTCCAACTTGACAGCCTTTTGATAGGAATAGAAAGATATGTTTAAAAGATAGGCAAAGCCCTTTTACATCGGATACGCACCATCTTTAGCGTGTCCTCGCGCTGCAGCAGGTAAAACATTGATTGCAGGTGGAGTTGGATGTCCGAGTTGTTGCTTTGCGTGCTGTTACTGGAGCGGGTGGAGTCGGTGCTCAGGCGGCGCTCGCTTTGCGTCAAGGGCGGGATATCCTTAAGAGCCAGGACCAGGGCGGTTCCCTTGCCGGCAAAGAAGCACTCGCTGCGATCGTTTCCTTTGCTATTGCCCTCGTCGTCCTCGGCCTCGCCATCCTGATGTTATACAAAAAGGAAAGTTGTTTACTAGGTGCTTAAGAATACCTAATCTTGCTGCACCTCACCCTTGGGGTAAGGCTAAATATAAGGATGTCGTCTGGCCAAGAACAAACTTGCATgctcaattattttgcaaaggGGTAAGATAAACTCTTGATTAGTCTACACTTGAAGGGCGGCAATGAAGCAAAGCTGTATCTGCAGTTCCAAGAAATCTGAATATTAAACTGAATACCGTCTGATTTTGAGAAAAGGGGCACGCGTTCGAAAGAGATTGCGGTTCAGTgaagtattttttaaaatattttcttatttcctaaaaataataaaatgttgttaatttaCATGGGTTCAAAAATACCGATTTGACATGTTTAGCATATCTGAATTAAAACGttgtataaaattaaattgatcaACGCGCGATATTAATTTTTCCCTCTGTGCAGGCGGACGTCAAGGTCTCGCGAACTATTTTTGGGCGGTGGGGCggcgaagaaaacaaaaacaagcggTAAGCGGAAAGCGACAAAAACGACAaataaggcaatgcaaaagtCTGTTGAAAAATATAGACGTCGCGACGTCTGCGGATTTGCTTGGGTTACACCAAAAGCAGCGCAGCGCAGCACagccgatgacgatgatgacgcTGCCTCATACCGCCCACACGCGAACGTTGAACGTCGAAATCCAAAAAGCGTAAGCAACAAGCTGGCGGATGATAAACATTGGGCATGAAAAGCACATCCGAGCACACAAAGGATCATGGCCAAAAGCGGAACACGCACTAAAGAGCCTGGCCGTAATTGGCTCTCCTGGCAGAGTGGGGGTGACCAAAACAAAGCACACACGCATACGCACACGCGAAAATCATCAAGTCTCCTCTCACCGAATTCGAGCAGGAGCCAGCCACACTGGGAGAGCGCTGCACCGTCACCAGcgccatttgttgttgccgtggTCGTagacgtcgtcgtcgtcgccgcagccgctcctccacctcctgctcctcctcccccGCCGACGCCTCTTGACCCTCGTGCTCCACCTGGCGCAGATGATGGCGATGCTGCAGCGGTGTCCTTTGCAATCCTCTCCTGCTTCGGCTCCTTCTGCTCCACCTCCTTTTccctgtgtgtgagtgtgcgcgagagtgtgtggtgtgtgtgcaagtgttGTGGGCTAGGGctacaaatgcattttcatgTCGCTGCCTGCTGGCCGTTGTTTTTGCAGTCGGCTCCGCGACCTCGTCCTGCGATCGTCTTGGTTTCCGCTTTCCGGACACTCTAGCCAGGCGATTCTCTCTAAGAAACAGCGTGTCCTTACGATAGACGGACACACACAACGCTGATAAATGGTAAATAGACTACACGAATTTTTCTTAAAAGAAAGACAGTGAGGACGCCATTTCTAATCGATAACACTAGTATCGTCAGGCAATCGTTCTGGCAGGGCTGGCTAACTATCGCTAGAAAAGGCAATGTTCGTGTGGTGCACCGAAAAAAGTACTTATCAATGAGAAAAGGAGTGACGTTTGTAAAATTCTTGATATCACAGTAAAACAGGctgacatttttaattaaattttgcctttttgatgattaaaaatcaaacaatgaAGATATCATTTATCGAATGCTATGTCAGAGGTAGTCAGAGGTGGTAGCCACAGCACAGCTGTTTAGTGTTGGAAAATAACAACAAGCCGAACAGATGATTGCGAAAATCAGCTGGCCCAAGAACAACATAACAAGCGAATGCTTCCGGCGGAttggatattttaaaagacgctcaaaatccaataaaatgtcGGCATTCATCGAGGAAACAAAGAGCCTGCTCCCACGGATCGCCTTCATAGCCTGCGGATGCTTCAGTCCACCCACTCCCATGCACCTTCGGATGTTCGGTGAGTTAAATTGGATTGTGAAATTCTGCGGTACATAATCGATAAAATTACGCGGCATGTTTTTGTCAACAGAGATAGCCAAGGACCACTTCGAAATGCAGGGGACCCACAGAGTGGTAGGTGGCATCATTTCGCCCACGCACGATTCATATGGCAAAAAGGGTCTGGCCTCCGCCTTGGACAGATGTGCTATGGTCAAGCTGGCCACCCAGAGCTCCAATTGGATTCGGCTGTCCGATTGGGAGGTGCACCAGAATCAGTGGATGCGCACGCAGGCGGTGCTGCAGCACCACCAGAACTATATCAATAACCACATAAATTCCGGTGGGGCAGGCGGAGATGACGGGGAGGACACACATCTAGCCGGATGGCTTCCTCGTGGGTTGCACGACAGTCGGGATCCTGTACATTTGAAGCTACTGTGCGGTGCCGATCTGCTGGAGTCCTTTGCTGTTCCAGGCCTGTGGGCAGAGGCCGATGTAAGTCTTGATATATTTG
Protein-coding sequences here:
- the LOC6729505 gene encoding protein phosphatase Slingshot isoform X3 translates to MALVTVQRSPSVAGSCSNSDGEAEDDEGNSKGNDRSECFFAGKGTALVLALKDIPPLTQSERRLSTDSTRSSNSTQSNNSDIQLHLQSMFYLLQREDTLKMAVKLESQRSNRTRYLVIASRSCCRSGTSDRRRHRIMRHHSVKVGGSAGTKSSTSPAVPTQRQLSVEQTATEASSKCDKSADKENATAAGDNKNTSGMEESCLLGIDCNERTTIGLVVPILADTTIHLDGDGGFSVKVYEKTHIFKPVSVQAMWSALQTLHKVSKKARENNFYASGPSHDWLSSYERRIESDQSCLNEWNAMDAIESRRPPSPDAIRNKPPEKEETESVIKMKLKAIMMSVDLDEVTSKYIRGRLEEILDMDLGEYKSFIDAEMLVILGQMDAPTKIFEHVYLGSEWNASNLEELQKNGVRHILNVTREIDNFFPGTFEYFNVRVYDDEKTNLLKYWDDTFRYITRAKAEGSKVLVHCKMGVSRSASVVIAYAMKAYQWEFQQALEHVKKRRSCIKPNKNFLNQLETYSGMLDAMKNKEKLQRSKSETNLKSTKDARLLPGSEPTPLIQALNQAKSKSTGEAGVTPDGEEEDGSRIHRRSIAQKSQRRMVRRSSSTSPKTQTAVVTKQQSQSMENLTPERSVAEEPKNMRFPGSNGENYSVTQNQVLHIQKHTPLSVRTRIHDLEAHRADQLPQQPVWTSLTKLITQTSHLGKSSSGSSSGNIDSRRDSSCSDVFSSQVDSVFAKDEGEKRQRRKTHSWTESFGPSGGIVLDPTPQQQKQQSNAILRPRGTRQRELPSRHASWGSGDNRCCLPQRTSSGSYYDSNRNTTAIFEGVIQDLKRSSNCNVIEGVAVAVEPIVGVGEGTVKRTKQKLEESTSLKKRCQEESQELLLETVDAGQRRCPSLYRSASSAHSPRQRQPLRCNSEELMHTSDIENKNTTPGDQEATVVLRAQGQTLADDQRISGNVQILKQNFEAKAGVVGTGGGGGGGTAAGSGSSSTIAASVSVVAGASSANPGKKTTSHQSLPSSPVAQHANHVSAASNSNSSASNSSDSS